GAATAACGCGGGCGCGACAAGGTTCATCCCGCACCCTGATATTGAAGAGGTCAGCGATGAGGACTGGGATCGAATTCTCGCCGTGAACTTAAAAGGGCCCTTTCAATGTGCCCGTGCGGCGCGAGGACCGATCGAAGAAGCCGGTGAAGGCGAGATCGTAAACGTGGCCAGCGTTGCGGGTATGACCGGCACCGGAAGCTCTATCCCATACTGCGCCTCCAAGGCGGCGTTGATCAATCTCACCATAACTCTGGCCCGGGTGCTTGCGCCGAAGATTCGTGTCAACGCGGTAGCCCCGGGGTTTATCACCGGACGCTGGCTCGAGCAAGGGTTGGGGGAGAATTACGAAAGAATTAAGCAGGCCGTGGAAAGGAATTCGCCTCTCGGGCGGGTCACTGACCCGGAGGACATCGCCGAGGCCATACTTTCCCTCATTACCGGTTCCGATCTTGTGACAGGCCAGGTCCTTATTTGCGACGGAGGCGTAACCATCGGCCGACGAGGTTAGGCTCTGGACATGAGGCGGATTTTAGATTAATGATTCTATTGAAATATTTTAGAAATTAATCAAAAGCCCCAGGCTAAAAATGTTATCAAGCTTTGATTACACAGGACTGGCCTTTTTAATAGGGCGGAGTACTCATTCGGACCTGATGCAAATATGGAGATGGAAAGGAAAAGCAAGATGCCTGACAGCATTGAAAAGCCTGAAGATCTGAATCAGGAACAGATGGCGCGATTAATTATAGATATGCTCCACCGCATTGTGGTGCACTACGGGTTGTGGTTTGTTGAGGTGGAGCATCAAATGGGCATGGAAAGAGCTCTTGAGACAATCAATGCAGCATTTCAGCGAAGCTATGACATCCAGATGTCCAGAATGGCAGAGAGCCTTGGATTTGAGATGAAGGACGGTCTGCCCAAATCATTGCTGAATTTGCCCAGGGAAGTTCTTCTCAACTTTATGGACGATGTAGCCAAGAACTGGCTGGCCAATGATGGCGTCTGGTTCCAGACCGTAGAATTTAACAGCGGTATGTTTGACGCCAAGCGCTGCAATGATTCCTGCTGGGTTCGTTTTTCGCCCTTTGAGGCGGAATCCATCAAGCAGTTCCTGGGGCTCCCTAAAAAGGCCGGGCTCGAAGGGTTGAAAAAGGCCTTGAGTTTTCGCCTTTACGCCCGGATCAACAAGCAGTCTCTTATCGAGGAAGGCCCGAACAGTCTGGTTTTTGAGATGAATGAATGTCGGGTGCAGTCTGCCCGGAGGCGCAAAGGTCTGGAGGATTATCCTTGTAAATCCGTGGGCATGGTTGAATATCCCTATTTTGCCAGGGCCATTGACTTAAGGATCAAGACCGAATGTCTGGGCTGCCCTCCGGATGAGCATCCGGAGGAGTGGTATTGTTGCTGGCGTTTTACGCTTTCCGAAGACGCTTAATAATTAAACAGTGATGATTAAGAGGCAAAGAATAATGAAGGATCAAAAAAACAGGCATACTGGAAAAGAAAAGGCGGATTTTTCCCGCAGGGATTTTCTTAAGTTATCAAAAAACATAGCTGTTGGGGCCGGGGTTGCCGGCATACTGCCTTCAATGATTTGGCTGGAAGACGGCGTGGCGGCGATTCCGGTTTCCGAGGGCTACCTGCTGGTTGACACCAAAAAGTGCCAGGGCTGCATGAGTTGTATGCTGGCCTGCTCTCTGGTGCATGAAGGTGAGGAAAATCTGTCCCTGGCCAGAATTCAGGTGGTTCAGAATTCTTTTGAAAGGTTTCCTGTTGATTTGACCATATCGCAGTGCAGACAGTGTACCGAACCCGCGTGTATGGAAGCCTGTCCAACCGGTGCGCTTCATATAGACACCAAACACGGCAACATCAGAACGATTAATGAGGAGGAGTGCATCGGATGTATGGAGTGCGTTAAAGCATGTCCCTTTATGCCGGGTAGGGCAATCTATAATGATAAAAAAGAAAAAGCCCTTAAATGCGACCTTTGCGCCGATACTCCATATTGGGATGAACCGGGCGGACCTGGAGGGAAGCAGGCCTGCGTCGAAGTGTGTCCTGTGGGCGCGATTAAATTTACCAAGGATGTTCCCAAACAGAAGGGTGATGAAGGATACGTGGTAAATCTGAGGGGCCGCAGTTGGCGGAGGCTGGGATATCCCAGACGTTGAAATACGCGCAGTTATTGAATCTTCTAAGACGATAATTTTTAAAGAATGAAAATTTGGAGGCTCACAGGATGTCCGGATACGCTGGAAAAATATTAAGAGTTAACTTAACCAAGAAAGAAATCACAGCCATACCCACCAAAAAATACGAGCACTGGGTCGGCGGGCATGGAATGGGGTCGGCCATTTTCTTTGACCTGGTCAAGGACAAGACCATAGACGGGTTTAATCCGGCCAACGTGGTGACGTTGATGACTTCCCCTCTTTCAGGGACCCTGGTCCCCGCAGCCTCTGGCAGGACTGAGGTCCAGGGGATTGGGGTGCAGTCCTATCCCATCGGCTGGTTTACGCGAAGCAATTTTGGCGGAAGATTTTCATCCATGCTCAAATACGCCGGTTGGGATGGAGTAGTGATTGAGGGGAAAGCATCCAGGCCGGTATGGATAGACATCAGAAATGACGACGTCAAAATAAGGGAATGTGCCTCCTTATCATTATGGGGCAAGGATACCTGGGAGTGCCAGGAAATAATCTGGGATTATGTGGCTGGCGAAGGGAAGTACGGCGACTGGATAAAGCAAAACAACAGCGAGGCGCGAACCACTCAAAGACCCGCCGTGGTTGCCATTGGTCCGGCCGGGGAGAATTTGAGCCGGGTGGCCTGCTTGATACACGATGCCAGTTCCGCCGCCGGTCAGGGTGGTTTCGGGGCCGTGTGGGGCTCCAAGAACCTCAAAGCCATAAGCGTCATAGGGACGGGAGGTATCAAAATCCATGATCCGCAGGGACTGATGGCCGCCCGTTTGTGGCAGAAGAAGAATTACGCTTTTGACCTCGAAAATTTGATAGAGAGATGGGGATTTCAACATCAAGCTCCACCCGCTCCTATCGCGCTCTGGCGCGGCGGTCGGCCGAAGATCGGTCAGCGACCCCAGGCCTGCCTGGGGTGTCATTCCGCCTGTCGAGCCAGATACGACGATGCCTTGGGAAACGAAGCCTCCTGCTTTGCCTCTGTATTTTACTGGGACGCTAAGAGCCTGGATATTCAGCGCACCGCCAGCGACCTGATAAATAAATACGGACTGAATGCCGTGGAAATGTGCTTTGGTCTGCTGTATATCTATCTGCTGAATCAAAATGGTGTTCTCAAATCTTCCAATATCCCGAAATGTCCACTCGATTTTAGCAACTACGGCAGCGAGGAATTCGTTGAGCGATTCGTGAAGATGGTCTCCTACGGCGATGACGGTAACGGGAATAAAAGCCAGTTTGGCAAAGATATTTCCGGCGGATTTGTCTGGGCGGCCGAGAAATGGGGTAGGCGGGAACAGGACCTGAATAATGGTATGCTCAGTTTTCCTTATTGGGGCCTGCCCATCCATAAGGAACCGCGGGCCCAGGTGTATTGGGGTTATGCGACCCTGTTGGGTGACCGGGACATCAACGAACACGATTTTGACTGGTTGAAACATGATGCTAAAATCGCCGCACGCTGGGGCAGAAAAACCATGGCCACGGCGGAAGAGGCAGTGAAAATTGTAACCGATAAAATGGTTCCCTATCAGGGGGATATGCTTATGATGGATTTCAGCGAGAAGAACATCTATTCCGAGCATATGGCCAAGCTGGTCTCCTGGCACCGCTACTATACCCGATTCTGGAAGCAGTCCATGTTGTTTTGCGACGTTCGCTGGCCCGATTTTCTCAATCTTTACGCCCCTGGTAAAATCGGCTCCACCGGCATCGCCGAGCCTAAATTCCTGAAAGCCGTAACCGGAAAGGATTTTTCCTTCCTGGACGGGATCAATCTCGGCCGCAAGATCTGGAACCTGGATCACGCCATCTGGACCCTTCAGGGCCGTCACCGGGACATGGTGCATTTTGCCGATATTATTTATAAGAGAAAGGCAAGTTGGGATGTTGATGGCAAGGCTTATATGCCGGGTATTGAAAATGGCAAGTGGGATTATCACTACTATGCCAGAAGAACACTGGACAGAAACAAGTTCGATGAATTCAAAACCCGGTTTTACCAGCTCCAGGGGTGGGACGAGGCCTCGGGCTGGCCGAAGAAAAAAACCCTGGATTCTCTGGGACTGTCCTATGTCGCCAGTGAACTGGAGGCTAACGGCAGGCTGGGGAAAGGTTAATCAGATGGGCTATAAGATTTATTACATTTTGATTTAATGAGAAAAGGAGTTTGTAAATGAAAGAAAAATTGCTGGTGCCTTTTGTTATAACCGCGATTCTCATCCTGTTTATCGGCTATGGCGCCTCAAGCGCAAAAGACGACGCTGCTCGCGGAAAGTCTGGGTTCGATAAATATCTTGGCCAGGGGAAGAACATTGGTGAGTACTGGCCGACCAAAGAATGGCGGACCTGCAGCCCGGAAGCGGCCGGCATGGATTCCACGAAGCTGGTCGAGGCTTTCGAATACGCGGCCACACCCAAATTCAAAACGGACGGGCTGGTAATTATCAGAAAAGGCCACATTGTCGGCGAAGCCTATTTCGGAAACTTTAAAAGCAATTCAAAACATACCAGCCATTCAATGGCCAAGAGTTTTACCAGCGCGTTGATCGGGATTGCCATTGAACAAGGCCTTATAAAAGGCATAGATGAAAAATTATGCCAGTATTACGATGAATGGGATTGCGATGATACGGAGGATCCACGAAGCAAGATCAGCATAAGGCATGTCATGACGCTCACAACCGGGCTGGATTGGAAAGAAGACTGGAGCCCCGGCTACACCGGGAGGAACAATACCCTGGAGATGGCTCGGGAAAGTAACTATCTAGAGTACATGCTGGAGAGGGAAGGCCTTCATAAACCGGGTACCAGGTTCATCTACTCAACCGGGGATCCTATGCTTCTCTCGGGTGTTATACAGAAAGCTACCGGTTTTACCGCGCTTGAGTACGCCAAGAAAAACCTGTTTAGCAAAATCGGCACTCCCGGCATCACCTGGGGTCACGATCCAGCCGGTAATACTATCACCGCCTGGGGCATAGAGGCCACGGCCAGGGATTATGCGAAATTCGGATATCTATTCCTCAATAAAGGCCGCTGGGAGGATAAGCAGATTGTATCCGAAGAGTGGGTCGAAAAATCGACTAAAACGGACCCCAGTGTAGCGATGTGGAGGGCATACGGATACCTCTGGCATGTTAACTTGCCTTACCGACTGAGGTGGAGCGGGTCTTCGGAACCCCGTGGCACCATTCCGCGGGACGGGTATATGGCGGAAGGTGTTCGGGGCCAGAATATATTTATCATCCCCTCCAAGGACCTTGTGATTGTCCGGGTAGCAAACCAGACCAAGGGGGGGATGGACCTGGTCAAGTTTCTGACGATGGTTCTGAGTGCCATCGAAAGTTAGTTCTCTTTTTCAAATGAAAATCACAACGCGCGTCTCAACATCTTCCTGAAACTCCTCCGTGACCTTCTCTAATTCTCTCCTGAGGT
The window above is part of the Deltaproteobacteria bacterium genome. Proteins encoded here:
- a CDS encoding glucose 1-dehydrogenase, giving the protein MEIEGKTAIITGGGTGVGRATGLALAKRGCSVLVNYSRSKNEAEKTAAEIEAFGVKALPWQADVADDASCRAMVEAAVREFGRLDILVNNAGATRFIPHPDIEEVSDEDWDRILAVNLKGPFQCARAARGPIEEAGEGEIVNVASVAGMTGTGSSIPYCASKAALINLTITLARVLAPKIRVNAVAPGFITGRWLEQGLGENYERIKQAVERNSPLGRVTDPEDIAEAILSLITGSDLVTGQVLICDGGVTIGRRG
- a CDS encoding cytosolic protein, with translation MPDSIEKPEDLNQEQMARLIIDMLHRIVVHYGLWFVEVEHQMGMERALETINAAFQRSYDIQMSRMAESLGFEMKDGLPKSLLNLPREVLLNFMDDVAKNWLANDGVWFQTVEFNSGMFDAKRCNDSCWVRFSPFEAESIKQFLGLPKKAGLEGLKKALSFRLYARINKQSLIEEGPNSLVFEMNECRVQSARRRKGLEDYPCKSVGMVEYPYFARAIDLRIKTECLGCPPDEHPEEWYCCWRFTLSEDA
- a CDS encoding 4Fe-4S dicluster domain-containing protein, coding for MKDQKNRHTGKEKADFSRRDFLKLSKNIAVGAGVAGILPSMIWLEDGVAAIPVSEGYLLVDTKKCQGCMSCMLACSLVHEGEENLSLARIQVVQNSFERFPVDLTISQCRQCTEPACMEACPTGALHIDTKHGNIRTINEEECIGCMECVKACPFMPGRAIYNDKKEKALKCDLCADTPYWDEPGGPGGKQACVEVCPVGAIKFTKDVPKQKGDEGYVVNLRGRSWRRLGYPRR
- a CDS encoding aldehyde:ferredoxin oxidoreductase, whose product is MSGYAGKILRVNLTKKEITAIPTKKYEHWVGGHGMGSAIFFDLVKDKTIDGFNPANVVTLMTSPLSGTLVPAASGRTEVQGIGVQSYPIGWFTRSNFGGRFSSMLKYAGWDGVVIEGKASRPVWIDIRNDDVKIRECASLSLWGKDTWECQEIIWDYVAGEGKYGDWIKQNNSEARTTQRPAVVAIGPAGENLSRVACLIHDASSAAGQGGFGAVWGSKNLKAISVIGTGGIKIHDPQGLMAARLWQKKNYAFDLENLIERWGFQHQAPPAPIALWRGGRPKIGQRPQACLGCHSACRARYDDALGNEASCFASVFYWDAKSLDIQRTASDLINKYGLNAVEMCFGLLYIYLLNQNGVLKSSNIPKCPLDFSNYGSEEFVERFVKMVSYGDDGNGNKSQFGKDISGGFVWAAEKWGRREQDLNNGMLSFPYWGLPIHKEPRAQVYWGYATLLGDRDINEHDFDWLKHDAKIAARWGRKTMATAEEAVKIVTDKMVPYQGDMLMMDFSEKNIYSEHMAKLVSWHRYYTRFWKQSMLFCDVRWPDFLNLYAPGKIGSTGIAEPKFLKAVTGKDFSFLDGINLGRKIWNLDHAIWTLQGRHRDMVHFADIIYKRKASWDVDGKAYMPGIENGKWDYHYYARRTLDRNKFDEFKTRFYQLQGWDEASGWPKKKTLDSLGLSYVASELEANGRLGKG
- a CDS encoding serine hydrolase, translating into MKEKLLVPFVITAILILFIGYGASSAKDDAARGKSGFDKYLGQGKNIGEYWPTKEWRTCSPEAAGMDSTKLVEAFEYAATPKFKTDGLVIIRKGHIVGEAYFGNFKSNSKHTSHSMAKSFTSALIGIAIEQGLIKGIDEKLCQYYDEWDCDDTEDPRSKISIRHVMTLTTGLDWKEDWSPGYTGRNNTLEMARESNYLEYMLEREGLHKPGTRFIYSTGDPMLLSGVIQKATGFTALEYAKKNLFSKIGTPGITWGHDPAGNTITAWGIEATARDYAKFGYLFLNKGRWEDKQIVSEEWVEKSTKTDPSVAMWRAYGYLWHVNLPYRLRWSGSSEPRGTIPRDGYMAEGVRGQNIFIIPSKDLVIVRVANQTKGGMDLVKFLTMVLSAIES